Proteins found in one Saccharopolyspora phatthalungensis genomic segment:
- a CDS encoding MFS transporter translates to MSGTAKTALPTGEQDGRRQAARSAWLVWGIGAVCYCAALFHRASLGVAAPEAMRRFDTGPAVLALFSALQLGVYLILQVPSGLLADRLGPRKVITGGAVAMALGSAVFALTGSIVGGIAGRMLIGFGDAFMFTNVLRLAAHWFPPQRFGKVASLTGLAGGLGQVISTLPLGLSLHDLGWVPTFLGAAVLTVGLAVVAAVAIRDQPAHARLEHETSQPRERIRHTLRHVISQRGTKHSFWVHFVLMAQFLAVTTLWGAPWLTKSQGHGQSEVGSLLMLGVLGFIGGSWIAAHHISGRPKRRDRFTFGLSCVVALVWTVLVGWPGALPMPVLVVALVLIGAGGGGATLAFDGARMANATHRSGTASGVVNMGGFTAAVLIQLLVGAVLQAVSFMPAGQAYRWAFAPVLLLLAVGTLAQWWLRQPKAS, encoded by the coding sequence GTGTCCGGGACAGCCAAGACCGCGCTGCCTACCGGGGAGCAAGATGGTCGCCGGCAGGCAGCGCGGTCCGCGTGGCTGGTGTGGGGCATCGGCGCGGTCTGCTACTGCGCGGCGCTGTTTCACCGCGCCAGCCTGGGCGTGGCTGCACCGGAGGCGATGCGGCGCTTCGACACCGGCCCGGCGGTCCTCGCACTGTTCTCCGCGCTGCAACTGGGCGTCTACCTGATCTTGCAGGTGCCGTCGGGGCTGCTGGCCGACCGGCTTGGCCCGCGGAAGGTGATCACGGGTGGGGCGGTGGCGATGGCGCTGGGGTCGGCGGTCTTCGCGCTCACCGGTTCGATCGTCGGCGGGATCGCGGGCCGGATGCTCATCGGGTTCGGTGACGCGTTCATGTTCACCAACGTGCTGCGGCTGGCCGCGCACTGGTTCCCGCCGCAGCGGTTCGGCAAGGTCGCGTCCCTGACCGGGCTGGCCGGCGGCCTGGGGCAGGTGATCTCGACGCTGCCGCTGGGTCTGTCGCTGCACGATCTGGGCTGGGTGCCGACGTTTTTGGGTGCGGCGGTGCTCACCGTCGGGCTCGCGGTGGTCGCGGCGGTGGCGATCCGGGACCAGCCCGCGCACGCTCGGCTGGAGCACGAGACATCTCAGCCACGGGAGCGGATCAGGCACACCTTGCGGCACGTGATTTCGCAGCGCGGCACGAAGCATTCGTTCTGGGTGCATTTCGTGCTGATGGCGCAGTTCCTGGCGGTGACGACGTTGTGGGGCGCGCCCTGGCTGACCAAGTCGCAGGGGCATGGTCAGTCCGAGGTCGGTTCGCTGCTGATGCTCGGCGTGCTCGGCTTCATCGGCGGTTCGTGGATCGCGGCCCACCACATCTCCGGACGGCCGAAGCGGCGTGACCGGTTCACCTTCGGCCTCTCCTGCGTCGTGGCGCTGGTGTGGACGGTGCTCGTCGGCTGGCCGGGGGCGCTGCCGATGCCCGTGCTGGTGGTGGCGTTGGTGCTGATCGGCGCCGGTGGCGGCGGGGCCACGCTGGCCTTCGACGGGGCACGGATGGCCAATGCGACGCACCGCTCCGGGACCGCCTCGGGTGTGGTGAACATGGGCGGGTTCACCGCCGCGGTGCTGATCCAGCTCCTGGTGGGCGCGGTGTTGCAGGCCGTGTCGTTTATGCCGGCCGGGCAGGCGTACCGCTGGGCGTTCGCACCGGTGCTGCTGCTGTTGGCGGTGGGCACCCTGGCGCAGTGGTGGCTGCGGCAGCCGAAGGCGAGCTGA
- a CDS encoding YeiH family protein — translation MVISGLVPAVSALTAAVVLGIVIGNVPGFPAAARPGIAWSTKKLLRVGVVLLGLQLSVTQVLGLGAGTVVAVLLIVGLTFLGTLLIGRLMGVPRGLSMLVATGFSICGASAVAAMESVVERDDEDVATGVAMVTVFGTISMLALPAVLVGLGLSGGEIGRIAGGSVHEVAQVVAAASPAGAAAVAIAVVVKLSRVVLLAPMVTAVSLVERRRSSAGSGKRPPIMPLFVLGFLVAVAVRSTGVLPEAVLDGAKQLTTLLLTGALFALGFAVRIKILLRNGPKAFALGACSTLLVTVLGCTTMLTLT, via the coding sequence ATGGTGATTTCTGGGCTGGTTCCGGCGGTGAGCGCGCTGACCGCCGCGGTGGTTCTGGGCATCGTGATCGGCAACGTGCCGGGTTTTCCGGCGGCGGCGCGGCCGGGCATCGCGTGGTCGACGAAGAAGCTGCTGCGCGTCGGGGTGGTGCTGCTGGGTTTGCAGCTGTCGGTGACGCAGGTGCTGGGCCTCGGTGCGGGCACGGTGGTGGCGGTGCTGCTGATCGTGGGCCTGACATTTCTGGGGACGCTGTTGATCGGTCGGCTGATGGGAGTCCCGCGCGGGTTGTCGATGCTGGTGGCGACCGGGTTCTCGATTTGCGGGGCGTCGGCGGTGGCGGCGATGGAAAGCGTCGTGGAGCGTGATGACGAGGACGTGGCCACCGGCGTGGCGATGGTGACGGTCTTCGGGACGATCTCGATGTTGGCGCTGCCGGCGGTGCTGGTCGGACTGGGCTTGTCGGGTGGCGAGATCGGTCGGATCGCCGGGGGCAGCGTGCATGAGGTGGCGCAGGTCGTGGCGGCCGCGTCACCGGCGGGCGCGGCGGCGGTGGCGATCGCGGTCGTGGTCAAGCTCAGCCGCGTGGTGCTGCTGGCGCCGATGGTGACGGCGGTGAGCCTCGTGGAGCGGCGGCGGAGTAGTGCTGGCAGCGGCAAGCGGCCGCCGATCATGCCGTTGTTCGTGCTCGGGTTCCTGGTCGCCGTGGCGGTGCGCAGCACGGGTGTGCTGCCGGAAGCCGTGCTGGACGGTGCCAAGCAGCTGACGACCCTGCTGTTGACGGGTGCGTTGTTTGCCTTGGGTTTCGCGGTGCGGATCAAGATCCTGCTGCGCAACGGCCCCAAGGCATTCGCCCTCGGTGCGTGTTCCACCCTGCTGGTGACTGTTCTCGGCTGCACCACCATGCTGACGCTGACGTGA
- a CDS encoding aldehyde dehydrogenase family protein, with the protein MTTALELHNFVGGEHADTLAGETLPLVDPSTGEEYGTSPLTRWMDVDAVMAVAATAFESWSQTTPRQRQRVLLDVADAVEERADELVVAECRNTGKPWSVVRDDELPMAVDLIRFYAGAARVQEDGAGGEYQPGHTSFSRREPIGVCAQVTSWTHPLLLAAAKFAPALAAGNTVVLKPAETTPVSTALLVEIAGQFLPAGALNLICGDRDSGRAMVAHEVPGMFSITGTVRSGMEVAGSAAADLKRVHLQLGGKAPAVVFDDADVALAARRIAAAAFGNAGQSCTAASRVLAGPAVFDELVAALAAWAEAMRPGPPQDLDAAFGPLNSHGQLEIVQAHLERLPEHARIVTGGRRKGERGFFHEATVVAGVEQDDELVQNEVLGPVLTVQRFDSEQEALELANGVRYGLVSSIWTREHSRAMRVSRQLQAGTVWINTHHPLTAEMPHSGFKHSASARDFGRYGLEEYSRIKHVMSAWDEE; encoded by the coding sequence TTGACCACGGCGCTGGAACTGCACAACTTCGTCGGCGGCGAGCACGCCGACACCCTGGCGGGCGAGACGCTACCGCTGGTGGATCCGAGCACCGGCGAGGAGTACGGCACGTCGCCGTTGACGCGTTGGATGGACGTGGATGCGGTGATGGCGGTGGCCGCGACTGCGTTCGAGTCCTGGTCGCAGACGACGCCCCGGCAGCGGCAGCGGGTGTTGCTGGACGTCGCCGACGCCGTCGAGGAGCGGGCCGATGAGCTGGTGGTGGCGGAGTGCCGCAACACCGGCAAGCCGTGGTCGGTGGTGCGCGACGACGAGCTGCCGATGGCGGTGGATCTGATCCGGTTCTATGCCGGTGCGGCGCGGGTTCAGGAGGACGGTGCCGGCGGCGAGTATCAACCGGGGCATACGTCGTTCTCGCGGCGGGAACCGATCGGGGTGTGCGCGCAGGTCACCTCGTGGACGCATCCGTTGTTGCTAGCGGCTGCGAAGTTCGCCCCGGCGCTGGCGGCGGGGAACACGGTGGTGCTCAAGCCCGCCGAGACGACACCGGTCAGCACCGCGTTGCTGGTGGAGATCGCGGGTCAGTTCCTGCCGGCGGGTGCCTTGAACCTGATCTGCGGTGACCGCGACAGCGGGCGGGCGATGGTGGCCCACGAGGTGCCCGGGATGTTCTCGATCACCGGCACGGTGCGTTCCGGGATGGAGGTCGCGGGTTCGGCGGCGGCCGATCTCAAGCGGGTGCACCTGCAGTTGGGCGGCAAGGCCCCGGCGGTGGTCTTCGATGACGCGGATGTGGCGCTGGCCGCGCGGCGGATCGCGGCGGCGGCCTTCGGGAACGCGGGGCAGAGCTGTACGGCGGCGAGCCGGGTGCTGGCGGGTCCGGCGGTGTTCGACGAGCTGGTCGCGGCGTTGGCGGCCTGGGCCGAGGCGATGCGGCCGGGGCCGCCGCAGGATCTGGACGCGGCGTTCGGGCCGTTGAACAGCCACGGCCAGTTGGAGATCGTGCAGGCACACCTGGAGCGGCTGCCGGAGCACGCGAGGATCGTGACCGGTGGGCGGCGCAAGGGGGAGCGCGGGTTCTTCCACGAGGCGACGGTGGTGGCCGGGGTGGAGCAGGACGACGAGCTGGTGCAGAACGAGGTGCTGGGGCCGGTGCTGACGGTTCAGCGCTTCGACAGTGAGCAGGAGGCGTTGGAGCTGGCCAACGGCGTGCGCTACGGGCTCGTGTCGAGCATTTGGACGCGTGAGCATTCGCGGGCGATGCGGGTGTCGCGGCAGTTGCAGGCGGGCACGGTGTGGATCAACACCCACCATCCGTTGACGGCGGAGATGCCGCACAGCGGGTTCAAGCACTCGGCGTCGGCCCGCGATTTCGGCCGCTACGGCCTGGAGGAGTACAGCCGGATCAAGCACGTGATGTCGGCCTGGGACGAGGAATGA
- a CDS encoding LysR family transcriptional regulator, with the protein MTPPDPESLRLLVLVGELGSIGAAAAELRVSQPSASKRLSSLERRLGLPLVERTRQGCTLTPAGIMVCDWAKQVLAHVDGLMNGVRALRAQHQAKLRIAASMTVAEYLVPRWISQLRVALPDVHLELDVANSVAVAEAVRHGHADLGFIETPVPPEGVSVRFVTRDRMVVVAPPEHPWARLHRPLTATELAATPLIVREHGSGTRETLYRALSELGADPVTPLLELRSTTAVRNSVVAGAGPAVLSVLAVATDLTEKRLVDVPVAALDLRRPLHAVWRSGLQLTGSAAALLAIAMRTPELRA; encoded by the coding sequence ATGACCCCGCCCGACCCCGAATCCCTCCGCTTGCTGGTCCTAGTGGGCGAACTGGGCAGCATCGGCGCCGCCGCGGCCGAGCTGCGAGTCAGCCAGCCCTCGGCGAGCAAGCGGCTCAGCAGCCTGGAACGCCGACTCGGCCTGCCGCTGGTGGAACGCACCCGCCAGGGCTGCACCCTCACCCCGGCCGGGATCATGGTCTGCGACTGGGCCAAACAGGTCCTCGCCCACGTCGACGGCCTGATGAACGGCGTCCGCGCCCTGCGCGCCCAGCACCAGGCCAAGCTGCGCATCGCCGCCAGCATGACCGTCGCCGAATACCTGGTGCCCCGCTGGATCAGCCAGCTGCGCGTCGCCCTGCCCGACGTCCACCTCGAACTCGACGTGGCCAACTCCGTGGCCGTGGCCGAAGCCGTCCGGCACGGCCACGCCGACCTCGGCTTCATCGAGACCCCCGTGCCACCTGAAGGCGTCTCGGTGCGGTTCGTGACCCGGGACCGCATGGTCGTCGTCGCCCCGCCCGAACACCCCTGGGCCCGGCTGCACCGACCGCTGACCGCCACCGAACTCGCCGCGACACCGCTGATCGTCCGCGAACACGGCTCCGGCACCCGCGAAACCCTCTACCGCGCGCTCTCCGAACTAGGTGCCGACCCGGTCACCCCGCTGCTCGAACTGCGCTCCACCACGGCCGTGCGCAACTCCGTCGTCGCCGGCGCCGGGCCCGCGGTCCTCAGCGTCCTCGCGGTGGCCACCGACCTCACCGAAAAGCGCCTCGTCGACGTCCCCGTCGCGGCACTCGACCTGCGCCGACCGCTGCACGCAGTCTGGCGCTCCGGCCTCCAGCTCACCGGCTCGGCTGCGGCGCTGCTGGCCATCGCCATGCGCACCCCTGAGCTACGCGCCTGA